One part of the Lotus japonicus ecotype B-129 chromosome 2, LjGifu_v1.2 genome encodes these proteins:
- the LOC130735257 gene encoding uncharacterized protein LOC130735257, whose translation MSSEGSNSYEVPNGARTDSNLSPITHESANNLNWRSPQIQQANYQGMNTSAGLSHYYRGGVSPNQDFTNSQQMIMTTRGHELATSFNCLGSKNHFYPRTAHYTVYDSRYKALGLYVDPHLRAFMNFKKNGYHGINHVPNSN comes from the exons ATGTCTTCTGAAGGAAGTAATTCGTATGAG GTTCCAAATGGAGCTCGTACTGATTCAAATTTGTCTCCAATTACTCATGAGAGTGCCAACAATCTCAATTGGCGGTCACCACAAATTCAACAAGCCAATTATCAGGG GATGAATACTTCAGCTGGGCTAAGCCACTACTATCGGGGTGGAGTTTCTCCAAATCAAGATTTCACAAACAGTCAACAG atGATAATGACCACACGAGGGCATGAGCTGGCTACTTCATTTAACTGTCTAGGAAGCAAAAACCATTTCTATCCAAG GACTGCACATTATACAGTTTATGATTCAAGATATAAAGCATTGGGCTTATATGTGGACCCCCATTTGAGGGCATTCATGAATTTTAAGAAAAATGGTTACCATG GTATTAATCATGTGCCAAATTCTAATTGA
- the LOC130736060 gene encoding uncharacterized mitochondrial protein AtMg00860-like, with translation MFMDYMNRVLRPFLDKFVVVFIDDILIYSKSKEEHEEHLRQVLEVLREKELYANGSKCEFWMEEVKFLGNVISSKGVAVDPSKIESILSWEQPKTASDIRSFVGLAGYYRRFVKDYAKLTSPLTQLKKKNQPFARTEKCEARF, from the coding sequence atgtttatggactacatgaaccgaGTGTTGAGGCCATtcttggacaagttcgtggtggtgttcatcgacgataTTCtcatttactcgaagagtaaagaGGAACACGAAGAGCATCTACGTCAAGTGCTGGAAGTTCTGCGAGAGAAGGAACTCTATGCCAATGGGTCgaagtgtgagttctggatggaagaAGTGAAGTTCTTGGGTAATGTCATATCGAGCAAGGGTGTGGCAGTAGACCCCAGcaagattgaatcaattttGTCGTGGGAACAACCTAAAACAGCAAGCGACATTAGAAGTTTTGTTGGACTTGCTGGATACTACCGACGTTTTGTCAAGGATTATGCGAAGTTAACTTCTCCGTTGACgcaattgaagaagaagaatcaaccgtttgcACGGACGGAAAAGTGTGAGGCTAGATTTTAG